The following proteins are co-located in the Micromonospora viridifaciens genome:
- a CDS encoding SigE family RNA polymerase sigma factor translates to MRDTSSFDDFYRSTSARALRYGYAVADDPGEAQDLVQEAYARAWRQWGKLAAHPAPEAWLRLVISRLATDRWRRLRGWRIAASRTGPPDDVRPPGEDSVLLVGALRQLPARHRQALALHYLFDMPVTEIAREAGVPTGTVKSWLSRGRTRLAELLPGIATDELEVNDVA, encoded by the coding sequence ATGAGGGATACGAGCAGCTTTGACGACTTCTACCGCAGCACGTCCGCACGCGCGCTGCGGTACGGCTACGCGGTGGCGGACGACCCGGGCGAGGCCCAGGACCTCGTCCAGGAGGCGTACGCCCGAGCCTGGCGGCAGTGGGGCAAGCTGGCCGCCCACCCCGCACCCGAAGCCTGGCTGCGGCTGGTGATCAGCCGGCTGGCCACGGACCGGTGGCGCCGGTTGCGCGGCTGGCGCATCGCGGCCAGCCGGACCGGCCCACCCGATGATGTCCGCCCGCCCGGGGAGGACAGCGTGCTGCTGGTCGGCGCGCTCCGGCAATTGCCGGCTCGGCACCGGCAGGCCCTCGCCCTGCACTACCTGTTCGACATGCCGGTGACGGAGATCGCCCGGGAGGCCGGGGTGCCCACCGGCACCGTGAAGTCCTGGCTGTCCCGGGGCCGGACCCGCCTGGCCGAGCTGCTGCCCGGCATCGCCACCGACGAGCTGGAGGTCAACGATGTCGCGTGA
- a CDS encoding helix-turn-helix domain-containing protein, which translates to MSLRNPVERGNPYGDLELTDPKAMRALSHPVRLAILSRLQRYGPATATELSEHVGATPSVTSWHLRHLAGFGLVQDSGTGGDARKRYWEASTRGFRFQFPDDEEGRAASQVLSRAMFAQYADAPQRWLAEVEPRLEPEWRREAGVSNTGVRLTVAELAAVNAAIEQVLAPYVTRDAADQPPDARHVRFMRYVMPEAEER; encoded by the coding sequence ATGTCTCTCAGAAATCCGGTTGAGCGGGGCAACCCGTACGGCGACCTGGAGCTGACCGACCCGAAGGCGATGCGCGCGCTGTCGCACCCGGTCCGGCTCGCCATCCTGTCGCGGCTCCAGCGGTACGGCCCGGCGACCGCCACCGAACTCTCCGAGCACGTCGGCGCGACGCCCTCGGTGACCAGCTGGCACCTGCGCCACCTGGCAGGGTTCGGGCTGGTCCAGGACAGCGGCACCGGCGGGGACGCCCGGAAGCGGTACTGGGAGGCGAGCACCCGAGGGTTCCGGTTCCAGTTCCCCGACGACGAGGAGGGGCGGGCCGCCAGCCAGGTGCTGAGCCGGGCGATGTTCGCGCAGTACGCCGACGCCCCGCAGCGGTGGCTGGCCGAGGTCGAGCCGCGGCTCGAACCGGAGTGGCGGCGGGAGGCGGGCGTGTCGAACACCGGCGTACGGCTGACCGTGGCCGAGCTGGCCGCCGTCAACGCCGCGATCGAGCAGGTGCTCGCGCCGTACGTCACCCGGGACGCGGCCGACCAGCCGCCGGACGCCCGGCACGTGCGGTTCATGCGCTACGTCATGCCCGAGGCGGAGGAGCGGTGA
- a CDS encoding MFS transporter: MTGPAAPRRSLLREPDFRSFFVAHTVSQFGDRISELAFPLLAVLVLDATAAQVSVLTALVWLPNLAAIFLGAWVDRQPNKKRLLVAADLIRAALLLTVPVAFAFDVGTLAQLYAVAFLTGAASVLFNTTYPAFFVLLVDRTRYLDANGALSASRSVSYIAGPALGGALVQALTAPVTILVDAASFVLSALGIGRVRRDRPARTTEPDDSRSVTLWRQARDGLAFTLRHPVLRASLGCTATVNYFSFVFSALLVLFASRTLGLPAGLLGLALGAGAVGGLLGAVIAPRLSARIGVGRSIMLGGVVFPASILLIAVAGGPLWARAVLVGGAEFLGGIGVMLFDVNLNALKTAVIPDGLRSRVSGAYSAVNYGIRPLGALTGGVLGSWLGLRPTLWIAAIGGTLCVLWLLPSPIPALRSLDDLDEPGRSRADLTVTGR; the protein is encoded by the coding sequence GTGACCGGCCCGGCCGCGCCGCGCCGATCGCTGCTCCGCGAGCCCGACTTCCGGTCGTTCTTCGTCGCGCACACCGTCTCCCAGTTCGGCGACCGGATCTCCGAGCTGGCCTTCCCGCTCCTCGCGGTGCTCGTGCTCGACGCCACCGCCGCCCAGGTGTCGGTGCTGACCGCCCTGGTGTGGCTGCCGAACCTCGCCGCGATCTTCCTCGGCGCCTGGGTGGACCGGCAACCGAACAAGAAGCGGCTCCTGGTGGCGGCAGACCTGATCCGGGCCGCACTGCTGCTGACGGTGCCGGTGGCGTTCGCGTTCGATGTCGGCACGCTGGCCCAGCTCTACGCCGTGGCGTTCCTGACCGGCGCCGCGTCGGTGCTGTTCAACACCACCTACCCGGCCTTCTTCGTGCTGCTCGTGGACCGGACCCGCTACCTCGACGCCAACGGCGCCCTCAGCGCCAGCCGGTCGGTCTCGTACATCGCCGGACCGGCCCTCGGCGGCGCGCTGGTCCAGGCGTTGACCGCGCCCGTGACGATCCTCGTCGACGCGGCCTCGTTCGTGCTCTCCGCCCTAGGCATCGGCCGGGTCCGGCGGGACCGGCCGGCGCGGACCACGGAGCCCGACGACTCCCGGTCGGTGACGTTGTGGCGGCAGGCGCGGGACGGGTTGGCGTTCACGCTGCGGCACCCCGTGCTCCGGGCCAGCCTCGGCTGCACCGCGACGGTCAACTACTTCAGCTTCGTGTTCAGCGCCCTGCTCGTGCTCTTCGCCAGCCGTACGCTCGGCCTACCCGCCGGGCTGCTCGGCCTCGCGCTCGGCGCCGGCGCGGTCGGCGGCCTGCTGGGCGCGGTGATCGCCCCCCGACTGTCCGCCCGCATCGGTGTGGGCCGCAGCATCATGCTCGGCGGCGTCGTCTTCCCGGCCTCGATCCTCCTGATCGCCGTCGCCGGGGGACCGCTCTGGGCGAGGGCGGTTCTGGTGGGCGGGGCGGAGTTCCTCGGCGGGATCGGCGTGATGCTGTTCGACGTCAACCTCAACGCGCTCAAGACCGCCGTCATCCCCGACGGTCTGCGCAGCCGGGTTTCCGGGGCGTACTCCGCGGTCAACTACGGGATCCGGCCGCTCGGCGCGCTGACCGGCGGCGTGCTCGGCAGCTGGCTCGGCCTGCGACCCACGCTCTGGATCGCGGCGATCGGCGGCACGCTGTGCGTACTGTGGCTGCTGCCCTCGCCGATTCCGGCCCTGCGTTCGCTGGACGACCTCGACGAGCCCGGCCGCAGCCGAGCCGATCTCACTGTCACCGGCCGGTGA
- a CDS encoding phosphoribosylaminoimidazolesuccinocarboxamide synthase: protein MELLHSGKVRDVYADGDDLILVASDRISIYDVALPTPIPDKGRLLTALSLWWFEQLADLVPNHVISATDVPEEFAGRAIRCRRLEMVPVECVARGYLTGGGFEEYRRTGTVSGLELPRGLVEASILPEPIFTPSTKAPKGEHDEPITYAQVVDKLGAETAERLRQITIDVYRRGAEIAADRGILIADTKIELGWAPDGSLILADELLTSDSSRFWPAESYQPGRAQFSYDKQYVRDWATDSGWDRQPPAPEVPAEVVEATRARYIDVYEKLTGNRWD from the coding sequence GTGGAACTTCTGCACTCAGGCAAGGTCCGGGACGTCTACGCCGACGGCGACGACCTGATCCTGGTCGCCTCCGACCGCATCTCCATCTACGATGTGGCGCTGCCGACCCCGATCCCGGACAAGGGCCGCCTGCTCACCGCCCTGTCGCTGTGGTGGTTCGAGCAGCTCGCCGACCTGGTGCCGAACCATGTGATCTCGGCCACCGACGTGCCCGAGGAGTTCGCCGGCCGGGCGATCCGCTGCCGGCGGCTGGAGATGGTCCCGGTCGAGTGCGTGGCCCGGGGCTACCTCACCGGCGGCGGCTTCGAGGAGTACCGGCGCACCGGCACCGTCTCCGGCCTCGAGCTGCCCCGGGGGCTGGTGGAGGCGTCGATCCTGCCCGAGCCGATCTTCACCCCGTCGACCAAGGCCCCGAAGGGCGAGCACGACGAGCCGATCACCTACGCGCAGGTGGTCGACAAGCTCGGCGCGGAGACCGCCGAGCGGCTGCGGCAGATCACCATCGACGTCTACCGGCGCGGCGCGGAGATCGCCGCCGACCGTGGCATCCTGATCGCCGACACCAAGATCGAGCTGGGCTGGGCGCCGGACGGCAGCCTGATCCTCGCCGACGAGCTGCTCACCTCCGACTCGTCCCGGTTCTGGCCGGCCGAGTCGTACCAGCCGGGTCGGGCCCAGTTCTCCTACGACAAGCAGTACGTCCGCGACTGGGCCACCGACAGCGGCTGGGACCGGCAGCCGCCGGCCCCCGAGGTGCCCGCCGAGGTGGTCGAGGCGACCCGGGCGCGCTACATCGACGTCTACGAGAAGCTGACCGGCAACCGCTGGGACTGA
- a CDS encoding YbaB/EbfC family nucleoid-associated protein, producing MTTTPNSEPAANDAMAQIAARMREQMARGEELRGRLTGLTGRAVSEDGLIEVACTADDPAHELRLDPRAMRRPTAELAEVLQELLRSARADLHRQTAEAVREAGDQVGPQSLIGDPAAAQAKLAQLSELVSGPMRESTEMLERLRRQLSL from the coding sequence ATGACCACTACCCCGAACAGCGAGCCGGCGGCGAACGACGCCATGGCCCAGATCGCCGCCCGCATGCGCGAGCAGATGGCGCGGGGCGAGGAGCTGCGGGGCCGGCTGACCGGGCTGACCGGCCGCGCGGTCAGCGAGGACGGCCTGATCGAGGTGGCCTGCACCGCCGACGACCCGGCCCACGAGCTGCGCCTCGACCCGCGGGCCATGCGCCGGCCGACGGCGGAGCTGGCCGAGGTGCTGCAGGAGCTGCTCCGGTCGGCCCGGGCGGACCTGCACCGGCAGACCGCCGAGGCGGTACGCGAGGCGGGTGACCAGGTTGGGCCGCAGTCGCTGATCGGCGACCCGGCCGCGGCGCAGGCCAAGCTGGCGCAGCTGAGCGAGCTGGTCAGCGGCCCGATGCGGGAGAGCACCGAGATGCTGGAGCGGCTGCGCCGCCAGCTGTCGCTCTGA
- a CDS encoding DUF3592 domain-containing protein → MPLVVLLVMSGLGLIGMTYGTVRFWRDRRLLREGPRVPGEVVDLVVTRHTSGESYAPVVRFRTTDGTLVTSSAGRWRQTSFKPDGSQVTVVYDPSRPSRILVVPIGGTGTESVVVPFLVLVGLSAAIAGGGVYVFQTF, encoded by the coding sequence ATGCCCCTGGTGGTGCTGCTCGTCATGTCCGGCCTCGGCCTGATCGGGATGACCTACGGGACCGTCCGGTTCTGGCGCGACCGGCGCCTGCTACGCGAGGGCCCCCGGGTGCCGGGCGAAGTGGTGGACCTGGTGGTCACCAGACACACCAGCGGCGAGAGCTACGCCCCCGTGGTGCGGTTCCGCACCACGGACGGGACGTTGGTGACCTCGTCGGCCGGGCGGTGGCGGCAGACCTCCTTCAAGCCGGACGGCAGCCAGGTCACGGTGGTCTACGATCCGTCCCGTCCATCGCGGATCCTGGTGGTCCCGATCGGAGGCACCGGCACTGAATCGGTGGTCGTCCCGTTCCTCGTGCTGGTGGGGTTGAGCGCCGCCATCGCGGGCGGCGGGGTTTATGTCTTCCAGACGTTCTGA
- the glpK gene encoding glycerol kinase GlpK, which translates to MTGEFVAAIDQGTTSSRCIVFDRAGEVVSVAQREHRQLFPQPGWVEHDPEEIWANVQQVVREALTAAGTGPAGLAAVGITNQRETTVVWDRATGRPVANAIVWQDTRTGPLLRELAEAYDEERLRSRTGLTLATYFAGPKLRWLLDHVDGLRERAERGEVLFGTVDSWLIWKLTGRHITDVTNASRTMLMDLATLDWDPELLDALRVPAAMLPEIRGSAEVYGTAGGVLAGVPVASALGDQQAALFGQTCFQPGEAKCTYGTGSFLLLNTGASPVSSRHGLLTTVAYRIDGQPAVYALEGAIAVTGSLVQWLRDNLGLISTAPQIEELARTVDDNGGCYVVPAFSGLFAPHWRSDARGVIAGLTGYITKGHLARAVLEASAWQTREVVDAMNADSDVALRRLRVDGGMTGNALLMQFVADVLDVPVVRPRITETTCLGAAYAAGLAVGFWPDLATLREQWRADAQWAPEMDPALRDRELRNWRKAVQRTLDWVE; encoded by the coding sequence GTGACCGGAGAGTTCGTCGCCGCCATCGATCAGGGCACCACCTCGTCGCGGTGCATCGTCTTCGACCGGGCCGGGGAGGTCGTCTCCGTCGCCCAGCGCGAGCACCGGCAGCTCTTCCCGCAGCCCGGCTGGGTCGAGCACGACCCGGAGGAGATCTGGGCGAACGTCCAGCAGGTGGTGCGGGAGGCCCTGACCGCGGCCGGCACCGGGCCGGCGGGGCTGGCCGCCGTCGGCATCACCAACCAGCGGGAGACCACCGTGGTCTGGGACCGGGCAACCGGCCGCCCGGTCGCCAACGCCATCGTCTGGCAGGACACCCGCACCGGCCCGCTGCTGCGCGAGCTGGCCGAGGCGTACGACGAGGAGCGGCTGCGCAGCCGCACCGGCCTGACCCTGGCCACCTATTTCGCCGGGCCGAAGCTGCGCTGGCTGCTCGACCACGTCGACGGGCTGCGCGAGCGGGCCGAGCGGGGCGAGGTCCTCTTCGGCACCGTCGACAGCTGGCTGATCTGGAAGCTGACCGGCCGGCACATCACCGACGTGACCAACGCCAGCCGGACCATGCTGATGGACCTGGCGACCCTGGACTGGGACCCGGAGCTGCTCGACGCGCTGCGGGTGCCGGCCGCGATGCTGCCGGAGATCCGCGGCTCGGCGGAGGTCTACGGCACCGCCGGCGGGGTGCTCGCCGGGGTGCCGGTGGCCAGCGCGCTCGGCGACCAGCAGGCCGCCCTCTTCGGGCAGACGTGCTTCCAGCCCGGCGAGGCCAAGTGCACCTACGGCACCGGCAGCTTCCTGCTGCTCAACACCGGCGCCAGTCCGGTGAGCTCCCGGCACGGCCTGCTCACCACAGTGGCGTACCGGATCGACGGCCAGCCCGCCGTCTACGCCCTGGAGGGCGCGATCGCGGTCACCGGCTCGCTGGTGCAGTGGCTGCGGGACAATCTCGGCCTGATCTCCACCGCCCCGCAGATCGAGGAGCTGGCCCGGACGGTGGACGACAACGGCGGCTGTTATGTGGTGCCCGCCTTCTCCGGGCTCTTCGCCCCGCACTGGCGCAGCGACGCCCGGGGCGTGATCGCCGGGCTGACCGGCTACATCACCAAGGGGCACCTGGCCCGGGCGGTGCTGGAGGCGTCCGCCTGGCAGACCCGCGAGGTGGTCGACGCGATGAACGCGGACTCCGACGTGGCGCTGCGCCGGCTGCGGGTGGACGGCGGGATGACCGGCAACGCGCTGCTGATGCAGTTCGTCGCCGACGTGCTCGACGTGCCGGTGGTCCGTCCTCGGATCACCGAGACCACCTGCCTCGGCGCCGCGTACGCGGCCGGCCTGGCGGTCGGCTTCTGGCCGGACCTGGCCACCCTGCGGGAGCAGTGGCGCGCCGACGCGCAGTGGGCCCCGGAGATGGACCCGGCGCTGCGCGACCGGGAGCTGCGCAACTGGCGCAAGGCCGTGCAGCGCACCCTCGACTGGGTGGAGTGA
- a CDS encoding ATP-binding protein, protein MTNVEPPAPRTVVPIEPSLLIAEAFDQAQVTELRHSVASCAYAAGLCGQRLDDFVLAVNELITNAVRHGGGQGWLRLWRQAGALACEVADHGRGISAHQLSDRNRPAPDTAGGWGLWLARELSDTMVVDTGAAGTTVRITAALISRQPAAQPGQG, encoded by the coding sequence ATGACGAACGTAGAACCTCCCGCACCGCGTACCGTTGTGCCCATCGAACCTTCCCTCCTCATCGCCGAGGCCTTCGACCAGGCCCAGGTGACCGAGCTAAGGCACTCGGTCGCCTCCTGCGCGTACGCCGCCGGGCTGTGCGGCCAGCGGCTGGACGACTTCGTGCTGGCGGTCAACGAGCTGATCACCAACGCGGTCCGGCACGGCGGCGGCCAGGGCTGGCTGCGGCTGTGGCGCCAGGCCGGGGCACTGGCCTGCGAGGTCGCCGACCACGGCCGCGGGATCAGCGCCCACCAACTCAGCGATCGCAACCGGCCCGCGCCGGACACCGCCGGCGGCTGGGGTCTGTGGCTGGCCCGGGAGCTGAGCGACACCATGGTGGTCGACACCGGCGCGGCGGGCACGACCGTACGGATCACCGCCGCGCTGATCTCCCGACAGCCCGCCGCCCAGCCCGGCCAGGGCTGA
- the macS gene encoding MacS family sensor histidine kinase codes for MPSSPGGLEVPLWRSIAVFRFASLAYVGLLVLRDAHRYDHPIAAGGVLLAMLAWTVATAVGYARPAARRWPLLLADLGVVLAIMLATPWVVGRTALAAGVPTLTVAWLAGPVLAWAVSGGRRRGGVAALVLGVADLATRERISQSSLTGVILLLLAGVVVGHVARLAVTAEERLQRAVELEAATRERERLARDIHDSVLQVLALVQRRGAHLDGEAGELARLAGEQEAALRALIGRAAAAPPDEGADRDLRDLLDRYASATVEVAAPATPVPLPARVAEELAAAVGAALDNVARHAGGRAWVLIEDEGETVTVSVRDEGPGIPAGRLAEAAAQGRLGVAQSIRGRVADLGGEARILSAPGAGTEIELTVPRSDR; via the coding sequence ATGCCGTCGTCCCCGGGTGGCCTGGAGGTCCCGCTCTGGCGGTCGATCGCGGTGTTCCGGTTCGCCTCGCTGGCGTACGTCGGGTTGCTGGTCCTCCGTGATGCCCATCGCTACGACCATCCGATTGCCGCGGGCGGCGTACTCCTGGCGATGCTGGCCTGGACCGTGGCGACCGCGGTCGGCTACGCGCGCCCGGCCGCGCGGCGCTGGCCGCTGCTCCTGGCCGACCTCGGCGTGGTCCTGGCGATCATGCTGGCCACCCCGTGGGTGGTGGGCCGCACGGCGCTCGCCGCCGGCGTGCCCACGCTGACCGTCGCCTGGCTGGCCGGCCCGGTGCTGGCCTGGGCGGTCTCCGGCGGCCGGCGGCGCGGCGGGGTCGCCGCGCTGGTGCTCGGCGTGGCCGACCTGGCCACCCGGGAGCGGATCAGCCAGTCCTCGCTCACCGGGGTGATCCTGCTGCTGCTCGCCGGGGTGGTGGTCGGGCACGTGGCCCGGCTGGCGGTCACCGCCGAGGAGCGGCTGCAGCGGGCGGTGGAGCTGGAGGCGGCCACCCGGGAACGGGAGCGGCTGGCCCGGGACATCCACGACTCCGTGCTCCAGGTGTTGGCGCTGGTGCAGCGGCGCGGCGCGCACCTGGACGGCGAGGCGGGCGAGCTGGCCCGGCTGGCCGGCGAGCAGGAGGCCGCCCTGCGCGCCCTGATCGGCCGGGCGGCCGCGGCGCCGCCCGACGAAGGGGCCGACCGGGACCTGCGCGACCTCCTCGACCGGTACGCCTCGGCGACGGTCGAGGTCGCGGCGCCGGCCACCCCGGTGCCGCTGCCCGCGCGGGTGGCCGAGGAACTGGCCGCCGCCGTCGGTGCGGCGCTGGACAACGTGGCTCGGCACGCCGGCGGGCGGGCCTGGGTGCTGATCGAGGACGAGGGGGAGACCGTGACCGTCTCGGTACGCGACGAGGGACCGGGGATCCCGGCGGGGCGGCTCGCCGAGGCCGCGGCGCAGGGCCGGCTCGGGGTGGCGCAGTCCATCCGCGGCCGGGTGGCCGACCTGGGCGGCGAGGCGCGCATCCTCTCCGCCCCGGGCGCGGGCACGGAGATCGAGCTGACCGTGCCGAGGAGCGACCGATGA
- a CDS encoding response regulator translates to MSTGVRVMVVDDHPMWREGVARDLTEAGHLVVATTGEGRQAVRVAAAVRPEVVVLDLQLPDVSGVEVIRGLRAVLPEVRVLMLSASGEPQSVLDAVKAGATGYLVKSAAPAEFLDAVRRTAAGEPVFTPGLAGLVLGEYRRLAAAPAATAQEAAPRLTERETEVLRLVAKGLSYKQIAERLGLSHRTVQNHVQNTLGKLQLHNRVELTRYAIERGLDD, encoded by the coding sequence ATGAGCACCGGCGTACGGGTGATGGTGGTCGACGACCACCCGATGTGGCGGGAGGGGGTGGCCCGCGACCTCACCGAGGCCGGACACCTGGTGGTGGCGACCACCGGGGAGGGGCGGCAGGCGGTCCGGGTGGCGGCGGCCGTCCGGCCCGAGGTGGTCGTGCTCGACCTGCAACTGCCGGACGTCTCCGGCGTCGAGGTGATCCGCGGGCTGCGTGCCGTGCTGCCCGAGGTGCGGGTGCTGATGCTGTCGGCCAGCGGCGAGCCGCAGAGCGTGCTGGACGCGGTGAAGGCCGGGGCGACGGGTTACCTGGTCAAGTCGGCCGCGCCGGCCGAGTTCCTGGACGCGGTGCGCCGCACGGCGGCCGGTGAGCCGGTCTTCACGCCAGGGTTGGCCGGGCTGGTGCTGGGGGAGTACCGGCGACTTGCCGCCGCACCGGCCGCCACCGCCCAGGAAGCGGCACCCCGGCTCACCGAACGGGAGACCGAGGTGCTGCGGCTGGTGGCCAAGGGCCTGTCGTACAAGCAGATCGCCGAGCGGCTCGGGCTCTCCCACCGGACCGTGCAGAACCACGTGCAGAACACCCTCGGCAAGCTCCAGCTGCACAACCGGGTCGAGCTGACCCGGTACGCCATCGAGCGGGGCCTGGACGACTGA
- a CDS encoding DUF5709 domain-containing protein, with the protein MRDDDYPTPVSDPEAEGLPDTADDDSTANDDVLTGREADGPEPAQLPADRDPVAVDRYGTTAEEQLDGESLDYKLQRELYERPADDPLAGPVDPGIAAEADSEEAAAQAQFDADVIDPGPTSDPHSAVSLYDHGQLGAVADHQVGRLVEPDEGAHTDQETDNIGYDAGAAGGGATAEELAIHETRPPEATP; encoded by the coding sequence ATGCGCGACGACGACTACCCCACCCCCGTGTCCGACCCGGAGGCGGAGGGCCTGCCCGACACCGCCGACGACGACTCGACGGCCAACGACGACGTGTTGACCGGCCGGGAGGCGGACGGTCCGGAGCCGGCCCAGCTCCCCGCCGACCGTGACCCGGTGGCGGTGGACCGGTACGGAACCACCGCCGAGGAGCAGCTCGACGGCGAGTCGCTGGACTACAAGCTCCAGCGGGAGCTGTACGAGCGGCCGGCCGACGATCCGCTCGCCGGCCCGGTCGACCCGGGCATCGCCGCCGAGGCGGACAGCGAGGAGGCCGCCGCGCAGGCCCAGTTCGACGCGGACGTCATCGACCCGGGCCCGACCTCCGACCCGCACTCGGCGGTCTCCCTCTACGACCACGGCCAGCTCGGGGCCGTCGCGGACCATCAGGTGGGCCGGCTGGTCGAGCCGGACGAGGGCGCGCACACCGACCAGGAGACCGACAACATCGGGTACGACGCCGGCGCGGCCGGCGGCGGGGCGACGGCCGAGGAGCTGGCCATCCACGAAACCCGCCCGCCCGAGGCGACCCCCTGA
- a CDS encoding SDR family oxidoreductase, with amino-acid sequence MPLTCSLDEATVVITGASSGIGASTAYALARRGADVVLAARSEEALHRVADRCRRLGGRALVVPTDVTDPDSVEQLAARAAAEFGRIDAWINNAAVSTVGLFDEIPVTEFRRVVEVNLLGTVYGTKAALRRLDAAGGGVLVNNASMLAEAAMPYQSAYNATKHGIRGLADTVRQELRVTGRNNISLCTVLPASIDTPFFRHAANHSGREVTPPPPVYPPELVAETIVRLLRRPRREAYAGGAARLLGLQWRLAPALVERLFGWYTARTQFGPGVRLDATGNVFRPDAAAETTDGWHGRRWQLVRMTAFGLAAAGTAVGTVAAISRRSRTGRG; translated from the coding sequence ATGCCTCTCACCTGCAGCCTCGACGAAGCCACGGTCGTGATCACCGGTGCCTCCAGCGGCATCGGGGCGAGCACCGCGTACGCGCTGGCCCGCCGGGGCGCCGACGTCGTGCTGGCGGCCCGCAGCGAGGAGGCGCTGCACCGGGTCGCCGACCGCTGCCGGAGGCTGGGCGGCCGGGCGCTGGTGGTACCCACCGACGTGACCGATCCGGATTCGGTGGAGCAGCTCGCGGCACGGGCGGCGGCGGAGTTCGGCCGGATCGACGCCTGGATCAACAACGCCGCGGTGAGCACGGTGGGGCTCTTCGACGAGATCCCGGTGACCGAGTTCCGCCGGGTGGTGGAGGTGAACCTGCTCGGCACGGTCTACGGGACGAAGGCGGCGCTGCGCCGGCTCGACGCGGCCGGCGGCGGGGTCCTGGTCAACAACGCCTCGATGCTGGCCGAGGCGGCCATGCCCTACCAGTCGGCGTACAACGCGACCAAGCACGGCATCCGGGGGCTGGCCGACACGGTGCGGCAGGAGTTGCGGGTGACCGGCCGGAACAACATCTCCCTGTGCACCGTGCTGCCGGCGAGCATCGACACCCCGTTCTTCCGGCACGCCGCCAACCACAGCGGCCGGGAGGTGACCCCGCCCCCGCCGGTCTACCCGCCGGAGCTGGTGGCCGAGACGATCGTCCGGCTGCTGCGACGGCCCCGGCGGGAGGCGTACGCCGGCGGCGCGGCCCGGCTGCTCGGGCTCCAGTGGCGGCTCGCCCCGGCGCTCGTCGAGCGGTTGTTCGGCTGGTACACCGCCCGCACCCAGTTCGGCCCCGGCGTACGCCTGGACGCCACCGGCAACGTGTTCCGGCCGGACGCGGCGGCCGAGACGACCGACGGCTGGCACGGCCGGCGCTGGCAGTTGGTCCGAATGACCGCTTTCGGACTCGCCGCGGCGGGTACCGCCGTGGGCACCGTGGCCGCGATCAGCCGTCGATCGCGGACGGGTCGCGGGTGA